The Pontibacter sp. SGAir0037 DNA segment AGTATTGTACATTGGCAAAAACGGCCGTTGCGCACACGAAATGATCTTAGATTGCCGCAGCTTTAAGAAAGCGGGTGTTGAGGTAGAAGACATTGCCAAGCGTTTAATGGACTATGGCTATCATGCGCCAACTGTTTCTTTCCCGGTAGCTGGTACCCTGATGGTAGAGCCAACAGAATCTGAAGCACAGGAAGAGCTGGATAAGTTTATTGAGGCGATGATCTCTATTCGTGAAGAAATCCGTGAGATTGAGGACGGTAAAGCAGATCAGAAAAACAATGTACTGAAGCATGCGCCGCATACACAGGAAGTGGTGCTGGTAGAGAACTGGGATCGACCATACAGCCGCGAGAAAGCTGTTTTCCCGGCTCCATACCTGCGCGAGAACAAAATGTGGCCAACTGTTAGCCGCATCGACAGCGCTTACGGCGACCGCAACCTGGTTTGCTCTTGTGCTCCAACTGAATCTTATAATGAGCAAGATAAAGAAATGGTAGCAGTAGGATAAGCCTACACTTCCTTTTCTACCCCTGAAAGCCCTGCAGTGTTTCTGCGGGGCTTTTTTATGCTGCTAACATTCCACTGCTTCACCAGTACTTGCATAAAGCCATAATCGCGATAAAAGCGTATAGCAGGTAAACACATGTAGGCTATGACCAAAAAAAATTCGCTTTTTCAAATGCTTTGTAAAAAGTACAGACCGCTGCTATTGCTTTTTACACTCACTACAGCATGCTCTCCTGCTCTGATTGTTCACGAAGACTTTAATCCTACAGCTAACTTTGGACGATACCGTACCTATAACTGGTTAAGCACAGATATAGCCGGCCTGGATTATCAGTTGGATAACCGCGAGTTGATCAACAGAAGTGTGAGGGCTGCCATTCAAAGCGAACTCCTGAAAAGAGGCATGGACACTGATACCGATAGCCCGGATATTCTGGTGGCTTATTATGTTGCAGTAGGAGGGGAGCAAAGAATGGACAGCGATAATGCCTCTACTATGGCTTATGGCTTTACAGGAATTCCAAACTTTAAAGATACCTATAGCGAAGGCACTTTGATTATTGATCTGGTTGAGGCAAGCACCAATGAGTTAGTTTGGCGTGGCTGGGCCGAAGGTGAAGTAAACCTCGATAACCTACAGGAAGCACAGATAACCCGTGCCGTTATAAAGGTTCTGGCTCAGTATCCCCCGGGCACACCAGGCCGTTAAGGAATTTAAAACAAGCTTTAGAAATCAGAAAAAAGTTTTTAGCTCCCGCACAAATTAAGGCGTACTAGCCATTCCGGTTGCGCTCAGACTTTCCTGGAAACAAGGTAGCATCT contains these protein-coding regions:
- a CDS encoding DUF4136 domain-containing protein, which encodes MTKKNSLFQMLCKKYRPLLLLFTLTTACSPALIVHEDFNPTANFGRYRTYNWLSTDIAGLDYQLDNRELINRSVRAAIQSELLKRGMDTDTDSPDILVAYYVAVGGEQRMDSDNASTMAYGFTGIPNFKDTYSEGTLIIDLVEASTNELVWRGWAEGEVNLDNLQEAQITRAVIKVLAQYPPGTPGR